ATCCTCCATTTTTCACTAATTACTTTATCACTCCACTTCTTGTTATTGGTTCACGTAACCTCTCAACATTTGTACCATTTTTGTAGTGCTCAGCAATAATTGTAGCCAGGTGGAATAAATAGAACAGTAGAGTTGTTTATGACAAATTgttataaaacaaaaaactaaagaTTTCACACAACAATGAGGCTCAACTGGAAAAATTACAACACCTAAACAATGGAGGTCATAATAGAGGCACTGAGTGATTGGTATGAGTTCACAGCACGCACAAACTCCTACGTAGTATCGATAGGTTTGAATTTGTCACTTAGCCACTAACCAAGATACAGAAAAACAGAAGTTACAGAAATCTCAGCAAGTCAGCGTCATGCTCTTTCCATCAACACATCAACTTtaatacaaaattcaaatttatttaatGTCTTTGTATCAATTGAAGTTAGAATTTCAAAATGAGATACACAAATCATGAGCCAATGCAGCAATATACAAACTCTTATATACATATGCAGgatataatataaaatgattgatagttataattaaaaaatgtacAATGATTCAAAATTAATTGAGAAATTAGTAAAAACCTCAAGTCATGGCTGACAACAAGAACAGTCAACTCCCTTTTTAGATGCTTTAAAAGCTTCACAACATCTGCACGTGCTTTCCAATCTGCTCAGTGGGAAATTATCAGATACAACTTTAAAAGATATACTTTATTTCATTTTAACTGAAAGATAATCATTGAAGAAGTAAAGGTtcacatataaaataataagacaCCAAAAATAAGAATGCTCGTAttctaaaaattacaaaatgtaAGAAGTTGGTAAAACAATATTAATTGAAAGCTAGATTTTAGTaagatttatttgatttatttgattcaaTCCTTGAGAGGAAATCGAAAAGCTCCTTAAGTGGAATAACAACAGCAAAGCACAATAAAGAAGTCACAAGTTGCATTGTTTACCAAGTCCAGCAAGAGGCTCATCCAATATCAATAGATCAGGGATTTGCACCTGCAAAATACATTTGGAAAAGACCATGAAGCTCATTAATGCTACTGACACCTATAACTTTGTAACCGAGATTGCATCAATCACTCAATAGCTGGTCAGGTGAAGAGATGAAGCAATAACTAGCAGACATCTCAGTATCAGGATTTGTAAGTTTTTAAAAAGAGGAAAATTCTTACTAATTGAATTGCCAAAGCAAGGCGGCGTTTGTAACCGCCGCTAAGGGAGTGAGGATTTTTGTCCAATGATATCCCATTCAATCCAACCTACAGTAAGAGCAGTAGATATGAATATAAGGATAAAATGATAACAAAGGCTTGGAAAGACACCCTGTAATATACAGAGGCATAGCTACCCAGTTAATTGCCCTTTGAAGCCCTAAAGCAAGATTTTCTCTCAATTGATAGCTACCCTTTTGCCTTGGCCACCCAAAAGTGACTTCATCAAGCACAGTTTCAGCTAAAAAATACCTAGCTTGCAACACATATGTAGAACAAGTGAAAAATGATCAAACAAGATTTACTTATGAACAAATAAACTATGACAGATGAAAAGCCCTCTGCAATCTTATAATGCCAGACAGTGTCTGAAACAGAAACTGCATAACAGTCTTACTTATATCAGACTATATATgcatttttatgtatataaaatatataatactagaaagtttttttttttgggtcaatACAACACATAACACACACACCCACTCTACTCACACACCCATTAGATACTCTCTTTTTCATCAAGAGAGATTCGAACCCATGTGGTACTTTTAGGAGGCAAATGTATTTGCCACTGGGACAAGCCTCAGCCACATAATACTAGAAAGTTTAAATGACCATAGTAAGCATGAGGggtagtcatcttgtaaattgaTGGTTAAATGTTCTAGTAGCTAAGATTCAACATAGACAGCAGTAAGGTGCAGAAAATAATCAAAGCCTCCACTAGCTACCATAATGGTTGGAGCCTTGTCATAGTGGTGTCCACTTAGAAAGGTTAATGACTAAATAATAACTTGCATtggttattattgttataatgTTACATGTTTGTCCTCAGTCCTTACCACGTCCACGGCAATGCTTTTCTATCCTAGTATTTCTGTGTATACGTTTCTTGGGCTTGTACAAATCCCAACAATTAATTGTGTATATGATACAAGGTTTACAACATCAGATTTTAATCAAAGTTATACAACAAAAAATGCGTTATttatattcaaatcaattaatatTCATAGTTTCATACCTCTCAGGAAACTGGAAGACAATACCAACTCTTTCTGGTGACAAAGGCTCAGGAGGCTGGATAGGATTTCCATCATTTCCATACTTTTGGCTGTAAATGGATCCAGTGGTCGGTTTGCTTATTCCTGCAAGAAGCTACATGAAGA
This portion of the Arachis duranensis cultivar V14167 chromosome 6, aradu.V14167.gnm2.J7QH, whole genome shotgun sequence genome encodes:
- the LOC107494779 gene encoding ABC transporter I family member 11, chloroplastic; its protein translation is MAISLSTPPPFRFLSGSPPPFPLSNLTPISPSLNHNRLSSSRFNFPAPTTKLPTINCNYTAFEVRDVSYQPPGTQLKLLNSVSFSLPEKSFGLIFGQSGSGKTTLLQLLAGISKPTTGSIYSQKYGNDGNPIQPPEPLSPERVGIVFQFPERYFLAETVLDEVTFGWPRQKGSYQLRENLALGLQRAINWVGLNGISLDKNPHSLSGGYKRRLALAIQLVQIPDLLILDEPLAGLDWKARADVVKLLKHLKRELTVLVVSHDLREFASLVDRSWKMEMGGNLREELLPL